TGAGACAAGGGTACTGCCCTCATTACTGGAATACCATAAAAGGAAAGAAGTATTACCAGAAAGATTAGTATTTTCTTTAGCTTCTTTGATTTATTTCTATAAAGGTGATAGGAATGGAGAGAAAATTGATTTAAATGATAATGAGAATATTTTAAAGACTTATGAGAAACTATGGGGTAAATATGATGGAAGTGATGAAAGATTAAAAGATATAGTTAAAACTGTATTGGCTTTAGAAGATCTTTGGAATATAAATTTAAATGATATAGAAGGAATGACAGAGAGAGTATATTATTATCTAAATAGGTTAATAAATTTAGGAATGAAAGAGTCTATTAAGGAGGTGATCTAATGAAAATGCATATAAAGATTAAAGAAATGGATAATATTCGAGTTGCAGTCAAAGATATTAAGTCTGGGACCATAGTAGACGATAATGGAAGAAGTTTTGAGCTATTAGAGGATATAAGGTCAGGCCATAAATTTGCCACTAATAATATATCTAAGGGAGAAGATGTAATTAAATATGGTTTTCCTATAGGACATGCAGTAGAGGACATAAAGTTAGGACAATGGGTTCATACTCACAATGTAAAAACAAATCTTAAAGATAATTTAGAATATGAATATGCTCCTAATTTTAAAGAAATAAAAGATAAAGATGGACCAAAAACATTTTGGGGATATAAGCGAAAAAATGGTGAAGTTGGGATTAGAAATGAATTATGGATAGTGCCAACTGTTGGTTGTATTAATAATATTGGTGAAACCATTATCAATAGATTTATATCTAAATATAATCCACAAGGTTTAGATAATATCGAAGCTTTTAAGCATAAATATGGTTGTTCTCAGTTAGGGGATGATCATATAGATACTAGGTCTGTATTAGCAGATATAGTAAAACATCCTAATGCAGGTGGAGTATTAGTATTAGGGCTAGGTTGTGAGAATAATACTATGGATGAATTCAAACTGGCCATAGGTGATTATGATGAAAATAGGATTAAATTTTTAGTGGGACAAGAAGTAGATAATGAAATAGAAGAAGGAGTAAAACTTCTAAAGGAAATATATAATGAAATAAAAGATGATGAAAGAGAGGAATTGCCAATATCTGAGTTAAGAATTGGATTGAAGTGTGGTGGATCTGATGGTTTCTCAGGAATTACAGCTAATCCTCTTCTAGGTGAATTCTCAGATTATATAGTAAAAAATGGGGGAACTACAATATTGACAGAAGTACCTGAAATGTTTGGTGCCGAATTACCTTTAATGGAAAGAGCAGAATCTGAAGAAGTATTTAATGATATCGTAAAACTAATCAATGATTTTAAGGATTATTATAGATTCCATAATCAACCAATATATGAGAACCCTTCTCCAGGTAATAAAGAAGGTGGAATTACAACTTTAGAAGAAAAGTCCTTAGGTACTACACAGAAAAGTGGTTTTTCAAAGATTTCAAATGTATTGGATTATGGTGAAAGATTATCTATGAAGGGTTTGAATCTATTATATAGTCCAGGAAATGACCTAGTATCCTCGACAGCAATGGGAGCTTCAGGTTGTCAAATGGTTTTATTTACTACTGGTAGGGGTACTCCCTATGGAACCTTTGTACCAACTGTTAAGGTTTCTACTAATACTGATATATACGAAAGAAAAGGCCATTGGATAGACTTTAATGCCGGTACTTTAACAGAAGATAAATCTATGGATGAACTGGTTGAGGAATTTATTGAATATATAATCAAAGTAGCGAATGGTGAATATACAAATAACGAGGAAAATGGACTTAGAGAAATAGCCATATTTAAAACTGGAGTTACATTATAAGGTGTAATATATTTAATTATCGAAAAATAAGCAAAATATATAAATTTATCTTTTCAAATATAGTTGATACTATGAATAAAATATGTTTTTTAATATATGTATATATATAAATTTAGAAAGGGGAAATATAAAATGAAAGAGTTCTTGGATGATAATTTCTTATTAAATAGCGAAGTGGCCGTAGAATTATATGAAAAGTATGGGAAGGATATGCCAATATTTGACTTCCATTGTCATTTAAGTCCTGAGGAGATTGCTAAAGATAAAAAGTTTAAAAATATTACTGATATTTGGCTTGGTGGTGACCATTATAAATGGAGAGCTATGAGAAGTAATGGAATTGAAGAAAGATTAATTACTGGAGATGCTTCTGATTATGATAAATTTAAAGCATGGGCTAAGACTGTACCCTATACTATAGGTAATCCTCTATATCATTGGTCCCATTTAGAGTTAAGAAGATATTTCGATATAGATTTAATTATCAATGAAACTACAGCAGATGAAATATGGAAAAAAACTAATGCTATGTTAGAAACTAAAGAATTTACAGCTAGGGAACTTATTAAAAGATCAAATGTCAAAGCTTTATGTACTACAGATGATGCTATAGATACTCTAGAATATCATAAAATGATTAGAGAAGATGAAAGTTTTGATGTAAAGGTATTACCTGCATTAAGGCCTGATAAAGGAATTAATATAGAAATGGATACATTTATTCCGTGGATAGAAGCTTTAGAAGGAGTAAGTAATAGGGAAATTAAATCTTATGATGAATTTATAAAGGTGTTAGATGATAGAGTTCAATTCTTCCATGATAATGGATCAAGATTATCTGATCATGGTATAGATAAAATATTTTATGAAGAAGCGACAGATGAAGAAGTAAATGAAATATTTAAGAAAGCCTTAAGAGGAGAAGAACTTAGCCAAATTGAAATAGATAAATATAAGACTAAGACATTATTAAATCTAGGGAAAATGTACAATAAAAGAGATTGGGTAATGCAAATACATTTAGGTGCCCTAAGAAATAATAATACAAGAATGTTTGAAGAATTAGGGGCAGATACTGGCTTCGATTCAATAAATGATGGTAATATTGCTGAACATTTATCTAATTTATTAGATCAATTGGATAAAACTAATGAATTGCCGAAAACTATCTTATTCTGTTTAAATCCAAGTGATAACGACATCATAGGAACTATGATAGGTAATTTCCAAGGTGGTGGAATTCCAGGTAAGGTACAATTCGGATCTGGTTGGTGGTTCAATGATCAGAAAGATGGAATGGAAAAACAAATGACTGCTTTAGCTAATCTTGGACTTTTAAGAAGATTTGTAGGTATGGTTACAGACTCTAGAAGTTTTCTATCCTATATTAGACATGAATACTTTAGAAGGACATTATGTAATTTAATAGGTACTTGGGTAGTTGAAGGTGAAGTACCTTATGATATGGAACTATTAGGATCAATGATTGAAGAAATTTGTTATGATAATGCTCTAGAATATCTAAATATTAAATTATAAAATTGCTTAGATGCAAAAGGTTTTCATTTTAAAACAAAATAATCTTGCATTTAAAATTTTTATCTATTATAATAACATTGAGGTTCACAATACGAATAAAAGTTTTGTATTATAAAACTGGAAAATAATATAGTAATAAATTAATACA
The Tissierellales bacterium DNA segment above includes these coding regions:
- the uxaC gene encoding glucuronate isomerase, which translates into the protein MKEFLDDNFLLNSEVAVELYEKYGKDMPIFDFHCHLSPEEIAKDKKFKNITDIWLGGDHYKWRAMRSNGIEERLITGDASDYDKFKAWAKTVPYTIGNPLYHWSHLELRRYFDIDLIINETTADEIWKKTNAMLETKEFTARELIKRSNVKALCTTDDAIDTLEYHKMIREDESFDVKVLPALRPDKGINIEMDTFIPWIEALEGVSNREIKSYDEFIKVLDDRVQFFHDNGSRLSDHGIDKIFYEEATDEEVNEIFKKALRGEELSQIEIDKYKTKTLLNLGKMYNKRDWVMQIHLGALRNNNTRMFEELGADTGFDSINDGNIAEHLSNLLDQLDKTNELPKTILFCLNPSDNDIIGTMIGNFQGGGIPGKVQFGSGWWFNDQKDGMEKQMTALANLGLLRRFVGMVTDSRSFLSYIRHEYFRRTLCNLIGTWVVEGEVPYDMELLGSMIEEICYDNALEYLNIKL
- a CDS encoding altronate dehydratase family protein; this translates as MKMHIKIKEMDNIRVAVKDIKSGTIVDDNGRSFELLEDIRSGHKFATNNISKGEDVIKYGFPIGHAVEDIKLGQWVHTHNVKTNLKDNLEYEYAPNFKEIKDKDGPKTFWGYKRKNGEVGIRNELWIVPTVGCINNIGETIINRFISKYNPQGLDNIEAFKHKYGCSQLGDDHIDTRSVLADIVKHPNAGGVLVLGLGCENNTMDEFKLAIGDYDENRIKFLVGQEVDNEIEEGVKLLKEIYNEIKDDEREELPISELRIGLKCGGSDGFSGITANPLLGEFSDYIVKNGGTTILTEVPEMFGAELPLMERAESEEVFNDIVKLINDFKDYYRFHNQPIYENPSPGNKEGGITTLEEKSLGTTQKSGFSKISNVLDYGERLSMKGLNLLYSPGNDLVSSTAMGASGCQMVLFTTGRGTPYGTFVPTVKVSTNTDIYERKGHWIDFNAGTLTEDKSMDELVEEFIEYIIKVANGEYTNNEENGLREIAIFKTGVTL